In the genome of Bacteroidota bacterium, one region contains:
- a CDS encoding T9SS type B sorting domain-containing protein yields MLILFATLLQVSGYCQIIDTVCVGEQNVLYWVNGDQSSTFDWDVEGTDNNIDANYGDSILIDWGETPGIFSITVSETNSFGCLGISTIGKVYVESIPIVNLGDDLEFCDTFSMNLDAGPGFSEYLWQNGSSSQIFPVNVEGNYWVSVTNTAGCIAIDSISIYLFPSVELFTNTTNVICYGESNGSIQVSAIQGTAPYEYLWAGGQNSPILVNLVQGNYSLTVTDKNECKSETTIEIFQPDQITVSAEIVSTFCDETSEGSIEIFVDGGIEPYSYIWSNTFTGEKITDLQTGIYALSIIDYNYCTANETFSVPYLNETCFKIPTAFTPNNDGVNENWEILGIEIYPEAVVEVYNRWGQLLFKSENGYHQKWDGTLKGNELPIDTYFYIITLIPGSEPLIGNVSIIR; encoded by the coding sequence TTGTTAATATTATTTGCAACATTGCTGCAAGTATCAGGCTATTGTCAAATTATTGATACAGTATGTGTTGGCGAACAAAACGTGCTGTATTGGGTAAATGGCGACCAAAGCTCAACTTTCGATTGGGATGTTGAAGGTACAGACAACAATATTGATGCAAATTATGGAGATTCGATATTGATTGATTGGGGAGAAACACCTGGAATATTTTCAATTACTGTTTCCGAAACCAATAGTTTTGGCTGCCTTGGGATAAGTACAATCGGAAAAGTTTATGTTGAGTCAATTCCAATTGTCAATCTTGGAGATGACCTTGAATTTTGCGATACCTTTTCAATGAATTTAGATGCAGGTCCAGGATTTTCAGAATATTTATGGCAAAATGGAAGTAGCTCTCAAATATTTCCTGTAAACGTAGAAGGCAATTATTGGGTATCAGTTACAAATACCGCAGGATGTATCGCAATCGACTCAATTTCAATTTATTTGTTTCCATCGGTCGAACTCTTCACAAACACAACAAACGTAATTTGTTATGGCGAAAGCAACGGCTCAATTCAAGTTTCAGCTATTCAAGGAACTGCACCCTACGAATATTTATGGGCTGGCGGGCAAAACAGCCCAATTTTAGTGAATCTTGTTCAAGGCAATTATTCGCTAACTGTAACCGACAAAAACGAATGCAAATCTGAAACAACTATTGAAATTTTTCAACCAGACCAAATTACAGTTTCAGCTGAAATTGTATCGACTTTTTGCGATGAAACTTCAGAAGGAAGCATAGAAATTTTTGTTGATGGAGGGATTGAACCATATAGCTACATTTGGTCTAATACTTTTACAGGTGAAAAAATTACAGATTTGCAAACTGGCATTTATGCTTTGAGTATTATCGATTATAATTATTGCACTGCAAATGAAACTTTTAGTGTACCTTACTTAAATGAAACATGTTTTAAAATTCCAACTGCTTTTACTCCGAATAATGACGGTGTGAACGAAAACTGGGAAATACTTGGGATAGAAATATATCCCGAAGCAGTAGTTGAAGTTTACAATCGATGGGGACAGCTTTTATTCAAGTCAGAAAATGGTTATCATCAAAAATGGGATGGAACTCTCAAAGGGAATGAGCTTCCAATTGACACATATTTTTACATTATAACACTGATTCCTGGCTCTGAGCCCTTGATCGGAAATGTTTCAATTATAAGATAG